From Diaminobutyricibacter sp. McL0608, one genomic window encodes:
- a CDS encoding CDP-alcohol phosphatidyltransferase family protein has protein sequence MDASATGSHGAHPTSIAELRAIAQPPEVRGRRNAEHWTASLYLRNLSPYLTWLLLKTSISANGVTGLMILVGWSTAAALLIPGIWGAVLALILGQLQMLVDCCDGEVARWRGTSSPAGVFLDKVGHYTTEALIPVVLGFRAAGSPFQAPEDYLWTTLGVTLALIIVLNKALNDMVHVARANAGLAKLADTHGESAPTHGLVSTLRRAARFVPFHRLYHSVELTMLALLAAIVGLFIGDDLANRILVAVLVPLALLALIGHFIAIMASKRVRS, from the coding sequence ATGGACGCCTCTGCAACAGGGTCCCACGGCGCCCATCCGACCTCGATCGCCGAGCTGCGCGCGATCGCCCAGCCGCCCGAAGTGCGCGGCCGGCGCAACGCGGAACACTGGACGGCGTCGCTCTACCTCCGCAACCTGTCGCCGTATCTGACCTGGCTGCTGCTGAAGACGAGCATCTCGGCCAACGGTGTGACCGGATTGATGATCCTGGTCGGCTGGTCGACTGCTGCAGCCCTCCTGATCCCGGGGATCTGGGGAGCGGTCCTCGCCCTCATCCTCGGGCAGCTGCAGATGCTGGTCGACTGCTGCGACGGCGAGGTCGCCCGCTGGCGGGGCACCTCATCGCCTGCTGGCGTCTTCCTGGACAAGGTCGGGCACTACACGACGGAGGCTCTCATCCCCGTCGTGCTCGGTTTCCGCGCTGCCGGATCCCCGTTTCAGGCGCCCGAGGACTATCTCTGGACGACACTCGGCGTCACGCTCGCGCTGATCATCGTGCTCAACAAGGCGCTCAACGACATGGTCCACGTCGCGCGCGCCAACGCCGGGCTCGCGAAACTCGCGGATACGCACGGCGAGTCGGCGCCGACGCACGGTCTCGTCTCGACACTGCGGCGCGCAGCACGGTTCGTTCCGTTCCACCGGCTCTACCACTCGGTCGAACTGACGATGCTCGCGCTGCTCGCCGCCATCGTCGGCCTGTTCATCGGCGACGACCTCGCGAACCGCATCCTCGTCGCCGTATTGGTTCCGCTGGCCCTTCTCGCGCTCATCGGGCACTTCATCGCGATCATGGCGTCGAAACGTGTCCGGTCCTGA
- a CDS encoding glycosyltransferase family 2 protein — MAEQAPEHTLPGVSYVMPVLNEVTHVRAAVDSLLAQDYEGPFEVTLALGPSIDGTTELVAELSAADPRIKIVENEVGSTPSGLNLAIEASIYPIVVRVDAHSVLPADYTRIAVETIESTGADNVGGIMDAQGITPFERAVARAYGSRIGLGGTKLHVGGEDGPAETVYLGVFQRQRLLDVGLFDEGIKRGQDWELNRRLRASGGTVWFTPRLKVTYRPRPNLDRLARQFVSTGVWRGELARRFPAANGIRYFVPPAMVVAVTLGFLLGIGGIVQAAVGATPWLLLGFAIPAFYLLSVIVAAIVLMRSEGLRATLWFLIVLPCIHFCWGIGFVLGYLSLTRNITAHTGR; from the coding sequence ATGGCGGAACAGGCACCAGAGCACACCCTCCCCGGTGTGTCCTACGTCATGCCCGTGCTCAACGAGGTCACCCACGTGAGGGCTGCCGTCGACAGTCTGCTCGCCCAGGATTACGAAGGTCCGTTCGAGGTCACTCTCGCGCTCGGTCCGAGCATCGACGGCACGACGGAGCTCGTCGCCGAGTTGTCGGCGGCCGACCCGCGCATCAAGATCGTCGAGAACGAGGTCGGCTCGACGCCCTCCGGGCTGAACCTGGCGATCGAGGCTTCCATCTACCCGATCGTCGTGCGCGTCGACGCGCATTCCGTGCTGCCCGCCGATTACACCCGCATCGCGGTCGAGACGATTGAGTCGACCGGTGCAGACAATGTGGGCGGAATCATGGATGCTCAGGGCATCACTCCGTTCGAGCGCGCGGTCGCACGCGCGTACGGAAGCCGGATCGGACTCGGGGGCACCAAGCTCCATGTCGGGGGTGAGGACGGCCCGGCGGAGACGGTCTACCTGGGGGTCTTCCAACGGCAGCGGCTCCTCGACGTCGGGCTCTTCGACGAAGGTATCAAGCGGGGGCAGGACTGGGAGCTGAACCGACGCCTTCGTGCATCGGGCGGCACCGTCTGGTTCACTCCACGCCTCAAGGTCACCTACCGCCCCAGACCCAACCTCGATCGCCTTGCACGCCAATTCGTCTCGACCGGCGTCTGGCGCGGCGAACTCGCGCGCCGTTTTCCCGCCGCCAACGGCATCCGCTATTTCGTCCCGCCGGCGATGGTCGTCGCCGTCACACTCGGATTCCTCCTCGGCATCGGCGGAATCGTCCAGGCCGCCGTCGGCGCGACGCCGTGGCTGCTCCTCGGGTTCGCCATCCCTGCGTTCTACCTGCTCAGCGTCATCGTCGCCGCAATCGTGCTGATGCGCTCGGAGGGCCTTCGCGCGACGCTCTGGTTTCTCATAGTCTTGCCGTGCATCCACTTCTGCTGGGGGATCGGCTTCGTACTGGGCTACCTCTCGCTCACGCGCAACATCACAGCACACACGGGAAGGTAG
- a CDS encoding glycosyltransferase family 2 protein, which produces MSGPEPTTFGVVVLTQGKRPDDLRRGLASVLAQQGVETDIVVVGNGWDPAAAEPPLPDGVATLALEENLGIPAGRNRGVPCVSGELLFFLDDDASIPSPHFLAEAAAHLIRDPAIGMIQPRVVDPSGSTSPRRWVPRIRKGEADQSSVVFSVWEGAVVIPRDLFEATGGWADPFFYAHEGIELAWRVWDQGRCAWYAGDLVAHHPAIEPTRHSYYYRLNARNRVWLARRNLPAILVPLYVGAWTGIQLLRWFRRPSALVAWFGGWSEGWRTDPGERRPMSWRTVWRMTRAGRPPVV; this is translated from the coding sequence GTGTCCGGTCCTGAGCCCACGACCTTCGGAGTCGTCGTCCTCACGCAGGGGAAGAGGCCCGATGATCTGAGGCGGGGCCTTGCTTCCGTCCTCGCCCAGCAGGGCGTCGAGACCGACATCGTCGTGGTGGGAAACGGCTGGGATCCCGCGGCGGCGGAGCCGCCCCTTCCTGACGGTGTCGCCACTCTTGCTCTCGAGGAGAACCTCGGCATTCCTGCCGGACGCAACCGCGGTGTGCCATGCGTCTCAGGGGAGCTCCTCTTCTTCCTCGATGACGATGCGAGCATCCCCTCGCCGCATTTTCTGGCCGAAGCCGCCGCGCACCTCATCCGCGATCCTGCGATCGGGATGATCCAGCCCCGCGTCGTCGATCCGTCGGGGAGCACGTCGCCGCGGCGTTGGGTGCCACGCATCCGCAAGGGTGAAGCAGACCAGTCGAGCGTGGTGTTCTCTGTGTGGGAGGGAGCGGTCGTCATTCCGCGGGACCTCTTCGAGGCGACCGGCGGCTGGGCCGACCCCTTCTTCTACGCGCACGAAGGGATCGAGCTGGCCTGGCGGGTCTGGGACCAGGGCAGGTGCGCCTGGTACGCGGGTGATCTGGTGGCGCATCATCCGGCGATCGAACCCACACGGCACTCGTACTACTACCGGCTCAACGCACGCAATCGGGTTTGGCTCGCGCGACGCAACCTGCCCGCGATCCTCGTCCCGCTGTATGTGGGCGCCTGGACGGGCATCCAGCTCCTCCGGTGGTTCCGTCGACCGTCGGCACTCGTCGCGTGGTTCGGCGGATGGTCGGAAGGCTGGAGGACGGACCCGGGCGAGCGCAGGCCGATGTCCTGGCGAACCGTGTGGCGCATGACGCGTGCCGGACGGCCGCCGGTCGTCTGA
- a CDS encoding S1C family serine protease has product MTDNTNGSEITPEPAKAQPEDDRTESVVEPAASTPEISSTETPAAETPAAEAPVVPAAEVPAAPIAEAPAAPTAADTQPTVPQTPIAQPVAQPIAPQPTAEQPTAPQPDYGNGAFGQPAPAYAPYAAPHGYATQPTTPLAPSVGKPAKKRNTGLIIATLAIGALIGGVAGGGVVGIYAASQNTTVKSSNASGATNITVNNPNDATIVTAVAAKASPSVVTISVTGGSSGGTGSGIILSSDGYVLTNTHVVTLDGQASNVTVQVQDNDGKLYSAKVIGTDPTTDLAVIKLNGASGLTPATFADSSKINVGDTAVAIGAPLGLSGTVTNGIVSALNRSISIASSAAPSSGDSTQGNGNGGSGGPFNLWNFDLPGQGGSGSGSQSQTTPTATISLPVIQTDAAINPGNSGGALLNDKAEIIGVNVAIASASDTSSTSGQSGSIGVGFAIPANLAQRIAQELIKDGKASHGLLGASVADATSDTKSTTVGAEIKDVTSGGAAAKGGLQSGDIITNFNGLPITSATDLTAQVRALAGGSKADVTYVRGGATKTTTVTLGTFSTK; this is encoded by the coding sequence ATGACCGACAACACGAACGGCTCTGAGATTACCCCGGAGCCCGCCAAGGCGCAGCCTGAAGACGACCGCACCGAGTCGGTCGTCGAGCCTGCAGCTTCCACCCCCGAGATCTCGAGCACTGAGACGCCCGCGGCCGAGACGCCGGCCGCCGAGGCGCCCGTTGTTCCCGCTGCTGAAGTTCCCGCAGCTCCGATCGCTGAGGCTCCTGCCGCACCGACCGCCGCCGACACCCAGCCCACCGTTCCGCAGACGCCGATCGCGCAGCCCGTGGCCCAGCCGATCGCCCCGCAGCCGACCGCCGAGCAGCCCACCGCCCCGCAGCCCGACTACGGCAACGGCGCGTTCGGACAGCCGGCTCCGGCCTATGCTCCCTACGCGGCGCCGCACGGCTACGCCACGCAGCCGACCACCCCCCTCGCGCCCAGCGTCGGCAAGCCGGCCAAGAAGCGCAACACCGGCCTGATCATCGCGACCCTCGCGATCGGCGCACTGATCGGCGGTGTCGCCGGAGGCGGCGTCGTCGGCATCTACGCTGCGTCGCAGAACACGACGGTCAAGTCGAGCAACGCGTCCGGTGCGACCAACATCACGGTCAACAACCCGAACGACGCGACGATCGTCACTGCGGTGGCCGCGAAAGCGTCGCCCAGCGTGGTCACGATCTCAGTGACCGGCGGAAGCTCAGGCGGCACCGGATCGGGAATCATCCTCTCGTCCGACGGCTACGTGCTCACCAACACCCACGTCGTCACCCTCGACGGCCAGGCGTCCAACGTGACGGTCCAGGTGCAGGACAACGACGGCAAACTGTACAGCGCGAAGGTCATCGGTACCGATCCGACGACCGATCTCGCCGTCATCAAGCTCAACGGGGCCAGCGGGCTCACCCCGGCGACGTTCGCCGACTCGAGCAAGATCAACGTCGGTGACACGGCTGTGGCCATCGGCGCACCGCTCGGCCTCTCCGGCACCGTCACCAACGGGATCGTCTCCGCGCTCAACCGAAGCATCAGCATCGCATCGTCCGCAGCCCCCAGCAGCGGCGACAGCACGCAGGGCAACGGAAACGGCGGCAGCGGCGGTCCGTTCAACCTGTGGAACTTCGACCTCCCCGGCCAGGGCGGCAGCGGCAGCGGAAGCCAGAGCCAGACCACGCCGACCGCGACGATCTCCCTTCCGGTCATCCAGACCGACGCGGCGATCAACCCGGGCAACTCCGGTGGCGCGCTGCTGAACGACAAGGCCGAGATCATCGGCGTCAACGTGGCGATCGCCAGCGCGAGCGACACCTCGAGCACGAGCGGCCAGTCGGGCAGCATCGGTGTCGGGTTCGCCATCCCCGCGAACCTGGCCCAGCGCATCGCCCAGGAGCTCATCAAGGACGGAAAGGCGAGCCACGGCCTCCTCGGAGCATCCGTAGCCGACGCGACCAGCGACACGAAGAGCACGACCGTCGGCGCCGAGATCAAGGACGTCACCAGCGGTGGCGCAGCCGCCAAGGGTGGCCTTCAGTCCGGTGACATCATCACCAACTTCAACGGGCTCCCGATCACGAGCGCTACCGACCTGACAGCTCAGGTGCGTGCACTCGCCGGCGGGTCCAAGGCCGACGTCACCTACGTTCGCGGTGGCGCGACGAAGACGACGACCGTCACGCTCGGAACCTTCAGCACCAAGTAG
- a CDS encoding pyridoxal phosphate-dependent aminotransferase, with amino-acid sequence MVVPGSWQRAAHGAGLLSPDGRSAPTIFAEMSALATRTGAINLGQGFPDEDGPDEVLTAAVDAIRSGQNQYPPGIGIADLRLAVAEHQARFYGIRVDPDTEVLVTAGATEAIAATLLALLEPGDEVVTFEPFYDAYGALIALADGVHRTVPLIGPDFLPDPHALRSAVTDRTRVILVNSPHNPTGSVLPLEILEVIVELAHRHNAIIVTDEVYEHLTFGVDHLPIASLPGARERTVSISSGGKTFNTTGWKVGWITAPAELVTAILAVKQFLTYVNAAPFQPAIAVGLRLGDDYFTGIAADLEAKRDVLSAGLRSAGFEVAHSHGTYFVIADAAPLGFTDAVDFCRQLPELAGVVAIPLSAFCRGDYAVSRASLVRFAFCKRVDVLERAAAQLTGLRQRSTTR; translated from the coding sequence ATGGTCGTTCCAGGATCATGGCAACGTGCCGCGCACGGCGCAGGTCTCCTGTCGCCCGACGGCCGGAGCGCCCCGACGATCTTCGCCGAGATGAGCGCCCTCGCGACCCGCACCGGCGCCATCAACCTCGGTCAGGGATTCCCTGACGAGGATGGCCCGGACGAAGTCCTCACGGCCGCCGTCGACGCGATCAGGTCCGGCCAGAACCAGTACCCTCCGGGGATCGGGATCGCCGATCTGCGCCTGGCCGTCGCGGAGCACCAGGCACGCTTCTACGGCATCCGGGTCGATCCCGACACCGAGGTCCTGGTCACCGCCGGGGCGACCGAGGCGATCGCTGCAACGCTGCTCGCCCTTCTCGAGCCGGGTGACGAGGTCGTCACCTTCGAGCCCTTCTACGACGCGTACGGCGCCCTCATCGCCCTCGCCGACGGCGTCCACCGCACCGTTCCGCTGATCGGCCCTGACTTCCTTCCGGACCCGCATGCCCTCAGGTCGGCGGTGACGGATCGCACCCGGGTCATCCTGGTGAACAGTCCGCACAACCCGACCGGCTCCGTACTCCCCCTGGAGATCCTCGAAGTGATCGTCGAACTGGCCCACCGCCACAACGCGATCATTGTGACAGACGAGGTGTACGAGCACCTCACGTTCGGCGTCGACCACCTGCCGATCGCATCACTCCCGGGAGCCCGGGAGCGCACGGTGAGCATCTCGTCCGGCGGCAAGACGTTCAACACCACCGGCTGGAAGGTCGGCTGGATCACGGCGCCCGCCGAGCTGGTGACGGCGATCCTGGCGGTCAAGCAATTCCTCACCTACGTGAACGCCGCGCCGTTCCAGCCGGCCATCGCGGTCGGCCTCCGCCTCGGCGACGACTACTTCACCGGCATCGCAGCCGATCTCGAGGCCAAACGCGACGTGCTCTCAGCCGGTCTTCGCAGCGCCGGCTTCGAGGTCGCCCATTCACACGGCACCTACTTCGTGATCGCCGATGCAGCCCCGCTCGGCTTCACGGACGCCGTCGACTTCTGCCGACAGCTGCCCGAGCTCGCCGGTGTGGTCGCGATCCCACTGTCCGCGTTCTGCCGTGGCGACTATGCGGTGAGCCGCGCATCCCTCGTCCGGTTCGCGTTCTGCAAACGGGTCGACGTGCTCGAACGCGCGGCCGCCCAGCTGACCGGGCTGCGTCAGCGCTCGACGACGCGGTAG
- a CDS encoding helix-turn-helix domain-containing protein, with amino-acid sequence MPEPHSKAARLFGERVRDARLGLGLSQESIADLAEMHVTNFGKIERGVANPSLHTIVRIAAVLGIDPATLVAGLGQGDLPERMHALTAAEYIRERNLRSGSIS; translated from the coding sequence ATGCCTGAACCCCATTCGAAAGCCGCCCGCCTGTTCGGTGAACGTGTCCGCGATGCGCGATTGGGGCTCGGCCTCAGCCAGGAGAGCATCGCAGACCTCGCCGAGATGCACGTGACGAACTTCGGCAAGATCGAGAGGGGTGTTGCCAACCCCAGCCTCCACACGATCGTGCGGATCGCCGCCGTGCTCGGCATCGACCCGGCGACTCTCGTTGCCGGACTCGGTCAGGGTGACCTGCCCGAGCGGATGCATGCACTGACAGCCGCCGAATACATTCGTGAACGCAATCTGCGGTCGGGATCGATCAGCTGA
- a CDS encoding ABC transporter ATP-binding protein, with the protein MSAPVIEARSIGIRFRRNRGGRRLFKDLFSSSNRRSKPDEFWALRNLTFDVQAGEAIGVVGRNGQGKSTLLKLVAGVVLPDEGEVVVAEGVAPLIEITGGFVDDLTVRDNVYLTAGLHGMTRSQIDDRFEDIIGFAEIEDFVDTPYKHLSSGMKVRIAFSVISRLEEPIILVDEVLAVGDRGFKEKCYARIEELLDGGRTLFFVSHNEKDLRRFCSRGLYLDKGKLVLDGPIDDVLALYNTDYGV; encoded by the coding sequence ATGAGTGCGCCAGTGATCGAGGCCCGATCGATCGGCATCCGCTTTCGGCGCAACCGAGGCGGCAGGCGATTGTTCAAAGACCTCTTCTCGTCGAGCAACCGCAGGAGCAAGCCCGACGAATTCTGGGCGCTGCGCAACCTCACGTTCGATGTCCAGGCCGGCGAGGCCATCGGCGTGGTCGGCCGCAATGGGCAGGGCAAGTCGACGCTTTTGAAACTCGTCGCGGGCGTCGTCCTTCCCGACGAGGGCGAGGTCGTCGTCGCCGAGGGCGTCGCACCGCTCATCGAGATCACAGGCGGATTCGTCGACGATCTCACGGTGCGCGACAACGTCTACCTGACCGCGGGTCTTCACGGGATGACCCGCAGCCAGATCGACGACCGCTTCGAGGACATCATCGGATTCGCCGAGATCGAAGACTTCGTCGATACGCCGTACAAGCACCTGTCGAGCGGCATGAAGGTGCGTATCGCATTCTCGGTCATCTCCCGCCTCGAGGAGCCGATCATCCTGGTCGACGAAGTGCTCGCCGTCGGAGACCGGGGATTCAAGGAGAAGTGCTATGCACGCATCGAGGAACTGCTCGACGGCGGTCGCACCCTCTTCTTCGTGTCGCACAACGAGAAGGACCTGCGCCGGTTCTGCTCCCGCGGACTCTATCTCGACAAGGGCAAGCTGGTGCTCGACGGCCCGATCGACGACGTCCTCGCGCTGTACAACACCGACTACGGCGTCTGA
- a CDS encoding sensor histidine kinase, which translates to MTFDRLIARVSLDSPSPLIKLVPTIFAFAIAIILLLLPSPVAEITIFADFVVAIVLVALASVLAAVIPWSRFPAETVIVIPVISLVAVGFFRLGTGGVLSPFGSVLLLPFVWIATEEGRINALIAAVGTFLVLFAPILADGQVSTGTDLVRAFYAPVIYLIVAFVINEIAHRVRQQLAAAEAASEQRKELLERAVRTSDELALNEARLKTANRLILSIWNAVTEQSVIGTDLDGLIDVWNPGAEKMLGLTVEQVRSGGRHVVDFHLQSELEDRLGEMDARNVTVSSPEDFSALVDAVRAGYADARDWTYVRADGKHVPVQVTATPRLDENGHRIGFIFVATDMTKSREFARLKDEFVGLISHELRTPLSSILGYLELMRDDEESPLSAEQLQFLGVAERNAHRLLRLVGDLLFTAQVESGQFPLDLRDLDLAEVVGASIESARPAASAAAIQLVARIGDGPVTVRGDAQRVGQAVDNLISNAIKFTPAAGTITVALEVDGPDACITVSDTGIGIPAVELGQLSTRFFRASTATRNAVPGVGLGLTITKAIVTAHGGRMSIASEEGVGTSFTVRIPLEGRNDDES; encoded by the coding sequence GTGACCTTCGACCGCCTCATCGCGCGAGTCTCCCTCGACTCGCCCTCCCCGCTGATCAAGCTGGTCCCGACGATCTTCGCGTTCGCCATCGCGATCATCCTGCTGCTTCTGCCCAGTCCGGTCGCCGAGATCACCATCTTCGCTGACTTCGTCGTCGCGATCGTGCTGGTGGCACTGGCGAGTGTGCTCGCCGCCGTGATTCCGTGGTCACGGTTCCCGGCCGAGACGGTGATCGTGATTCCGGTGATCTCGCTCGTCGCGGTGGGCTTCTTCCGGCTCGGAACGGGTGGAGTGCTCTCACCGTTCGGGTCGGTGCTGCTGCTGCCCTTCGTGTGGATCGCGACGGAGGAAGGCCGCATCAACGCGCTGATCGCGGCTGTCGGGACCTTCCTGGTGCTGTTCGCGCCCATCCTCGCCGACGGCCAGGTTTCGACAGGCACCGACCTCGTCCGGGCGTTCTACGCCCCGGTCATCTATCTCATCGTGGCCTTCGTGATCAACGAGATCGCCCACCGGGTCCGGCAGCAGCTCGCCGCAGCAGAGGCCGCATCCGAACAGCGCAAGGAACTCCTCGAGCGCGCGGTACGGACGAGCGACGAGCTGGCGCTGAACGAGGCGAGGCTCAAGACCGCGAACCGTCTCATCCTCAGCATCTGGAACGCGGTCACCGAGCAGTCTGTCATCGGAACCGATCTCGACGGCCTCATCGACGTCTGGAACCCGGGCGCGGAGAAGATGCTGGGCCTGACCGTGGAGCAGGTGCGTTCCGGGGGTCGGCACGTCGTCGATTTCCACCTGCAGTCGGAGCTGGAAGACCGCCTCGGTGAGATGGATGCCCGCAACGTCACCGTCTCGAGCCCCGAGGACTTCTCGGCACTGGTCGACGCGGTGCGGGCGGGCTATGCGGATGCACGTGACTGGACCTACGTGCGCGCCGACGGAAAACACGTCCCGGTCCAGGTCACCGCCACGCCGCGTCTTGACGAGAACGGCCACCGTATCGGCTTCATCTTCGTCGCAACGGACATGACCAAGTCCCGCGAGTTCGCGCGACTCAAAGATGAGTTCGTCGGCCTCATCTCGCACGAGCTGCGCACGCCACTGAGCTCGATCCTCGGGTATCTGGAGCTGATGCGTGACGACGAGGAGTCGCCGCTCTCCGCCGAACAGCTGCAGTTCCTGGGGGTTGCGGAGCGCAACGCCCACCGGCTCCTCCGGCTCGTCGGTGACCTGCTTTTCACCGCCCAGGTCGAATCAGGGCAGTTCCCGCTCGATCTCCGGGACCTCGATCTCGCCGAAGTGGTCGGCGCGTCGATCGAGTCGGCGAGGCCGGCCGCATCCGCCGCCGCCATCCAGCTCGTCGCCCGCATCGGCGACGGCCCCGTGACGGTGCGCGGCGACGCGCAGCGCGTCGGTCAGGCCGTCGACAACCTGATCTCGAATGCGATCAAGTTCACGCCGGCCGCCGGCACGATCACAGTGGCCCTGGAGGTGGACGGTCCGGATGCGTGCATCACGGTGAGCGACACAGGCATCGGCATTCCCGCGGTCGAGCTCGGACAACTCTCGACGCGGTTCTTCCGCGCCTCGACAGCCACGCGCAACGCCGTCCCCGGAGTGGGACTCGGCCTCACGATCACGAAGGCGATCGTGACAGCTCACGGCGGCAGGATGAGCATCGCGAGCGAAGAGGGTGTCGGCACCTCGTTCACGGTCCGGATCCCGCTCGAAGGGAGGAACGACGATGAGTCCTGA
- a CDS encoding ABC transporter permease, whose protein sequence is MSTYAEVRPGQRTRSARYRHSLWLLTKRDLRVRYSTSALGYFWSILDPLVMSAIYWFVFTQIFKRSVGEDPYIVFLLAALLPWMWFNGTISDCTRAFIREAKLIRSTTIPRTIWVNRLVLSKGIEFLASLPVIALFAIVSHASLNWNILFFPLAVLIQTILTIGVGLIVAPLVVFFRDLERAVKLFLRFLFYASPIIYSARDLPGGCTTAVAAKHCAASVGQQADTLFTWHFWAAFNPLTGIFSLYRSAFFPQELDWFLVAVATIMSLLLLAVGFFVFKRCERAVLKEI, encoded by the coding sequence GTGAGTACATACGCCGAAGTGCGCCCCGGCCAACGGACGCGTTCGGCTCGCTATCGCCACTCGCTGTGGCTGCTGACGAAGCGCGATCTCCGGGTTCGCTATTCGACGAGCGCGCTCGGCTACTTCTGGTCGATCCTCGACCCGCTCGTGATGAGCGCGATCTACTGGTTCGTGTTCACCCAGATCTTCAAACGTTCGGTCGGAGAAGACCCGTACATCGTCTTCCTCCTCGCGGCGCTGCTTCCCTGGATGTGGTTCAACGGCACCATCTCCGACTGCACGCGCGCGTTCATCCGCGAAGCGAAGCTGATCCGGTCGACGACGATCCCGCGGACGATCTGGGTCAATCGCCTCGTACTGTCGAAGGGCATCGAGTTCCTCGCCTCGCTCCCGGTCATCGCGCTCTTCGCGATCGTGAGCCACGCAAGCCTCAACTGGAACATCCTCTTCTTCCCGCTCGCGGTCCTCATCCAGACGATCCTGACGATCGGAGTCGGCCTGATCGTCGCTCCGCTCGTGGTCTTCTTCCGCGATCTCGAACGGGCGGTCAAGCTCTTTCTCCGCTTCCTCTTCTACGCGTCCCCGATCATCTACAGCGCGCGCGACCTGCCGGGCGGCTGCACGACCGCTGTGGCCGCGAAACACTGCGCGGCCTCAGTCGGCCAGCAGGCTGACACGCTCTTCACCTGGCACTTCTGGGCGGCCTTCAATCCGCTGACGGGCATCTTCAGCCTCTACCGCTCGGCTTTCTTCCCGCAGGAACTCGACTGGTTCCTCGTCGCTGTGGCTACGATCATGTCCCTGCTCCTCCTCGCTGTCGGCTTCTTCGTTTTCAAGCGCTGCGAGCGCGCGGTGCTGAAGGAGATCTGA
- a CDS encoding carbon-nitrogen hydrolase family protein, with translation MSPETVSPGTVVSIAQFAPGPDPEANRATVTGFVEQAAARGSRLVLFPEYSSFFVHPLGEAFVQAAETLDGPFVTHLGQLASKYAVHVVAGLVERVDDRQRFSNTLVAVAPDGSVQATYRKQHLYDAFGASESSWVVPGDLGKPQLFDLDGFRVGMQTCYDIRFPEVTRRLVDAGAELVLVPAEWVRGPLKEQHWSTLLAARAIENTVFVAAADQSPPIGVGGSVILDPMGVALAGLGETPGLASATLSRERLDAVRQLNPSLALRRYRVVER, from the coding sequence ATGAGTCCTGAGACGGTGAGCCCAGGGACGGTGGTGTCGATCGCGCAGTTCGCGCCGGGACCCGATCCTGAGGCCAACAGGGCGACGGTCACCGGATTCGTGGAGCAGGCTGCCGCGCGCGGTTCGCGGCTGGTGCTGTTTCCGGAGTATTCGTCGTTCTTCGTGCATCCGCTCGGCGAAGCCTTCGTGCAGGCGGCCGAGACGCTCGACGGCCCGTTCGTCACCCACCTCGGGCAGCTGGCGTCGAAGTATGCCGTCCACGTCGTCGCCGGCCTCGTCGAACGCGTGGACGACCGACAGCGTTTTTCGAACACGCTGGTCGCTGTCGCGCCCGACGGAAGCGTGCAGGCGACCTACCGCAAGCAGCACCTCTACGACGCGTTCGGCGCATCGGAATCGTCCTGGGTCGTGCCCGGTGACCTCGGGAAGCCACAGCTGTTCGACCTCGACGGCTTCCGGGTCGGGATGCAGACCTGCTACGACATCCGATTTCCGGAGGTGACCCGCAGGCTGGTCGACGCCGGGGCCGAGCTGGTGCTGGTGCCGGCCGAGTGGGTGCGCGGACCGCTCAAGGAGCAGCACTGGTCGACCCTCCTGGCCGCCAGGGCCATCGAGAACACCGTGTTCGTCGCTGCCGCCGACCAGTCTCCGCCGATCGGCGTCGGTGGAAGTGTCATCCTCGATCCGATGGGCGTCGCGCTCGCCGGACTCGGCGAGACACCCGGTCTCGCCAGCGCGACCCTGTCGAGGGAGCGGCTCGATGCCGTGCGCCAGCTGAACCCGTCGCTCGCGCTGCGCCGCTACCGCGTCGTCGAGCGCTGA